gaacagctgatgctctcatgcatgtttcagtgttgcttgcctcgaagcaagcatataaATAATtgagctcatctggtaggctcatgtcattGGGCAGCTCGGGGCTGTGCTTAGCTTTGTAGCCTGTAATAGTTTgctagccctgccacatccgtggagcgtcggagccagtgtagtacaattcaatcttagtcctgtattgatgctttgcctgtttgatggttcaacggagggcatagtgggatttcatATAAGCTTCAGggtttagagtcccgctccttgaaagcggcagctctaccctttagctcagtgcggatgttgcctgtaatccatggcttctggttggggtatgtacgtactgtcactgtggggatgatgtcatcgatgcacttattaatgaagccaatgactgatgtggtgttctcctcaatgccatcggaagaatcccggaacatattccagtctgtgatagcaaaacagtcctgtagcttagcatctgctttatctgaccacttttttattgacctggtgcttcctgctttaattttagcttgtaagcaggaatcaggaggatagaattatggtcagatttgccaaatggagggtgaggtagAGCTTTGTAcacttctctgtgtgtggagtaaaggtggtctaggttTTTTTCCtccctggttgcacatttaacatgctgggaAAAAAATTGGTACAATGGATTTAAGttaccctgcattaaagtccccggccactaggagctccacctctggatgagcgtcttcctgtttgcttatggccgtaaacagctcattgagtgcggtcttagtgccagcatcggtttgtggtggtaaatagacagctacaaagaatatagatgaaaactctcttggtaaatggtGTGGTGTAACGCTTATCattagatactctacctcaggcaagcaactTACTATTAGATTtcctgcaccagctgttgtttacaaatatacacagagcGCCACCCCTTGTCTTGCCAGAGGCTGCTGTATGCCAGCTGTGTGTTATTCATGTTGTCATTCGGCCACAACTGTGGAAAATAAGTTGGTAGCATACACGTGATCTTTGTTCATCtatttattatccaatgattgtactcCCCAAGTTGTTCTTTGTTGTTCTTATGGGCTGccgtgtggcgcagcggtctaagaggtgtcactacagacaccctggttcgaatcctggctgtatcacaactggcccgtgtggtgcagcggtctaaggcactgcctctcagtgcaagaggtgtcactacagacaccctggtttgaatccaggctgtgtcacaactggccgtgtggcgcacaattggcccaacgttgtctgggtttggttggtgtaggctgtcattgtatataagaatttgtttttaattgacttacttgcctagtaaaatgaaTAAATTCCGAGGGAAGTCATGGCTTGTTGGGTTTAAGTGTCAGCGTCGCCTTACTCACAGATTGGTTTGCTGTTTTGTATAACCGACCTCGCACTCTCTCCCGGTTGCTTGGGGATATATTGACCTATCGATTTTAAAGGCTTTATTTAAACTATGTTGTCTGGCTTCTATATATTATCACAGTTTTATGGTACAAACAGGAGCTCTTGACTATTAAACTTCTCTTCACACCTAAAATCAGTGAAGACCTCCTCTTCTTGAGGAGtgttaatgaacacttaccacgctgcaccttggtcctcctctataCTCAACACCTCTTCTTGAGGAGtgttaatgaacacttaccacgctgcaccttggtcctcctctccttctcccaacaacGTTTGTTACATTCTCTCTGTACTCAACTTCTCTTCCTGGGCAACAAGAGAGACCATATTTCTCTCTGTACTCAACACCTCTTCCTGGGCAACAAGAGACACCATATTTCTCTCTGTACTCAACACCTCTTCCTGGGCAACAAGAGACACCATATTTCTCTCTGTACTCAACACCTCTTCCTGGACAACAAGAGAGACCATATTTCTCTCTGTACTCAACACCTCTTCCTGGGCAACAAGAGACACCATATTTCTCTCTGTACTCAACACCTCTTCCTGGACAACAAGAGACaccatatttctctctatactcAACACCTCTTCCTGGACAACAAGAGAGACCGTATTTCTCTCTATACTCAACACCTCTTCCTGGACAACAAGAGAGACCATATTTCTCTCTGTACTCAACACCTCTTCCAGGGCAACAAGAGACACCATATTTCTCTCTGTACTCAACACCTCTTCCAGGGCAACAAGAGACACCATATTTCTCTCTGTACTCAACACCTCTTCCAGGGCAACAAGAGACACCATATTTCTCTCTGTACTCACCACCTCTTCCTGGGCAACAAGAGACACCATATTTCTCTCTGTACTCAACACCTCTTCCTGGGCAACAAGAGACACCATATTTCTCTCTGTACACAACACCTCTTCCTGGGCAACAAGAGACACCATATTTCTCTCTGTACTCAACACCTCTTCTAgggcaataggagacaccatatttctCTCTGTACTCAACACCTCTTCCTgggcaataggagacaccatatttctCTCTGTACTCAACACCTCTTCCTgggcaataggagacaccatatttctCTCTGTACTCAACACCTCTTCCAGGGCAACAAGAGACACCATATTTCTCTCTGTACTCAACACCTCTTCCAGGGCAATAGGAGACATcatatttctctctatactcAACCAGGGGGCAGACAAACTCCTGAAAATACAGTTTGGTACGGATATTCCTCCTATGTTTGTGTTTATCAAGattttaatgatttatttaatggGAAATAAAATACACAACATGGAATGTTCTCACCGTAACCTCTTTCTGTAGTCTCGTTGCATGTTGTGTACAGTCAGTGGTCACAGACCTGATGCTTCATCAGGTCCCCTCATAACAGAGAAGCAGACAACAGTATTTACAGTGAGATATTGTCGGGGACATCGTGCCTCAACCTGACTGGTTAACTTGCTATTCGGCTCCTATCACCTGACCCAGATGAGTCATGATGCGTATGGTGTATTAGCTTGACTAGAAATTAAATGTAGGATTATGATCCTCTTGTTGCACATGATGTATAATTTATATATTGTTTTATATGTTTTCTACTAAAGTGTGTTTTCTCTTAATAAACTATTACATTTGTTAAGTTATTCAGATGTTATATACTATGTTAATGCATCTTCAAGTACTCCTCCGGTTCTACAACCGGTTCTACTAAACCGGTTCTACAACGTCAacttacacaaacacaggaagtaAACCATTTCAACCACAGATCTGATTTAGGTTCAGGGTTGTTGCTACTTATCCTCACTGTTTCACttagggaggtgagagagagagagatcttttaTTTGTCATTAGTCAGTTGTAATTGTCATTAGGTAATTAGGTAAAGTTTCTATAAGGGGGGTTCCATCATCAGGTGaaccagagagagggagttgttagagatgaggaggggagggagcttttagttttttatatatatttttttaccacctttttcgtggtatccaattggtagttacagttttgtctcatcgctgcacatcgctgcaactcccatacggactcgggagaggcgaaggtcgagagccatgcgtcctcccaaacacaacccaaccaagccgcactgcttcttgacacaatgcacatccaacgcagaagccagccgcaccaatgtgacggaggaaacactgtacacctggcgaccgtgtcagcgtgcactgcgcccggcccgccacaggagtcgctagtgcgcgatgagacaaggatatccctgccggccaaatcctccctaacccggacgacgctgggccaattgtgggggAAGGAGCTGTTtgagatgaggaggggagggagctgtttgagatgtggaggggaagaggggagggagatgtTTGAGATGTGGAGGGAAGGGAGGATCACGATTTGCTTGTGAGAAGCGAACATTTGGCTGACAGGCATTTCTCATAGGAGATCACAGACAGGACATGGGGTCAAACATGCCTATTatcaagaggagggagagacatgtCTGGTAAGGTCAACCTTTATGCTCCCTGTGATCAGTGCTTTGATGAGCATGACACTGATCCTCCTGATTGGAATGGGTTTTAATGAAGCAAGTATCCTCCATGCAAACAGGTAATGAATGACCTGTTTACAAAGCAGGTGGTAATGACCTGTTTACAAAGCAGGTGGTAATGACCTGTTTACAAAGCAGGTGGTAATGACCTGTTGACAAAGCAGGTGGTAATGACCTGTTGACAAAGCAGGTGGTAATGACCTGTTTACAAAGCAGGTGGTAATGACCTGTTTACAAAGCAGGTGGTAATGACCTGTTGACAAAGCAGGTGGTAATGACCTGTTGACAAAGCAGGTGGTAATGACCTGTTGACAAAGCAGGTGGTAATGACCTGTTGACAAAGCAGGTGGTAATGACCTGTTGACAAAGCAGGTGGTAATGACCTGTTGACAAAGCAGGTGGTAATGACCTGTTGACAAAGCAGGTGGTAATGACCTGTTGACAAAGCAGGTGGTAATGACCTGTTGACAAAGCAGGTGGCAATGACCTGTTTACAAAGCAGGTGGTAATGACCTGTTGACAAAGCAGGTGGTAATGACCTGTTTACAAAGCAGGTGGTAATGACCTGTTTACAAAGCAGATGGTAATGACCTGTTGACAAAGCAGATGGTAATGACCTGTTTACAAAGAAGATGGTAATGACCTGTTTACAAAGAAGATGGTAATGACCTATTTACAAAGCAGATGGCAATGACCTGTTTACAAAGCAGATGGTAATGACCTGTTTACAAAGCAGATGGTAATGACCTATTTACAAAGCAGATGGTAATGACCTATTTACAAAGCAGATGGTAAGGACCTATTTACAAAGCAGATGGTAATGACCAATTTACAAAGCAGATGGTAATGACCTATTTACAAAGCAGATGGTAATGACCTATTGACAAAGCAGATGGTAATGACCTGTTGACAAAGCAGATGGTAATGACCTGTTTACAAAGCAGATGGTAATGACCTATTGACAAAGCAGATGGTAATGACCTATTTACAAAGCAGATGGTAATGACCTGTTTACAAAGCAGATGGTAATGACCTATTTACAAAGCAGATGGTAATGACCTATTTACAAAGCAGATGGTAGGGACCTATTGACAAAGCAGGTGGTTATGACCTATTGACATAGCAGGTGGTTATGACCTATTGACATAGCAGGTGGTTATGACCTATAGACATAGCAGGTGGTTATGACCTATTGACATAGCAGGTGGTTATGACCTATTGACATAGCAGGTGGTTATGACCTATTGACATAGCAGGTGGTTATGACCTATTGACATAGCAGGTGGTTATGACCTATAGACAAAGCAAAACCTGCTATGTACTGCATCCTCGTACCATGTTGTCTACAGTGTGACCTGACTTGCACCTTCGTGGTGGTAATAGActgtattagaaacagagagctTTGACACCACAGACACGACACAGTGAGTCATACATCTCAGACAGTGACTGACGAAAACGATGACCAACCAGTTATGGTGAAATACTACTACTAGCGTTGTGTTGAACTTGTTTGTTAGGATTTTGTAAATACGGATGTGACGGAATGCTTGACCCGTGAACCGGATATGATACTGAAATAAGGAGAACTGCTCCTCCTTGTCTGAAGCCTCATTCATATTTTCCCCTTCGCTCAGGAGCTTACGACACAGTATACAGTAAACTACTTTGTTGTTTCATTTTCCGTCATGTTTTCCATCAGTATCCTGCAGAGTGCAATGGCCATCCTGAAATtaatttgtattttgttgttatCTGGTAAGTTTTATATTCTCTTATCGTGTCGCTGTGGTTGTGTCCCTCGTGGCTTCCTCGTCTGTCCCTGGGCGTTTTATCCACACACCTTTACTTACAGATACAACATACAACCAAAGGCACATTATGATTTATTTATGTAAAACACAATGTGATAAAATAATGGCTGTTTGGATAGGGCGTGGTTGTTCGTTTGTCTAAACAGAAAATTGTCTCTTCGTTGTTACCTCGAGGCCATCGAATCATTGATTCAGTGTCCCGGCTTGAACACACACAttccacacacactttcacacagaAACTCATGGCTCTGATAAATGAACGAATGAATCATAGATATGTGATAAAAAATGTAGTTGTGATTTGCATGTGGTTGTTAGCATGTGGTTGTGATTTACATGTGTTTGTAGCATTGTTAGCACGTGGTTGTGATTTACATGTGTTTGTAGCATTGTTAGCACGTGGTTGTGATTTACATGTGTTTGTAGCATTGTTAGCATGTGGTTGTGATTTACATGTGTTTGTAGCATTGTTAGCACGTGGTTGTGATTTACATGTGTTTGTAGCATTGTTAGCACGTGGTTGTGATTTACATGTGTTTGTAGCATTGTTAGCATGTGGTTGTGATTTACATGTGTTTGTAGCATTGTTAGCACGTGGTTGTGATTTACATGTGTTTGTAGCATTGTTAGCATGTGGTTGTGATTTACATGTGTTTGTAGCATTGTTAGCATGTGGTTGTGATTTACATGTGTTTGTAGCATTGTTAGCACGTGGTTGTGATTTACATGTGTTTGTAGAATTGTTAGCACGTGGTTGTGATTTACATGTGTTTGTAGCATTGTTAGCACGTGGTTGTGATTTAGATTAATTATTTCTGTTTATATGCAGAAAAAATCAGATGATAGTATTATTTCACATCATTGAATGTTTTAAAAGAAATGAGGAACATGACCTCAGCTTTACCTTAAAGCTCTGTCATTATCGCCCATGCTATCTCCCATGCTATCGTCCATGCTATCGTCCATGCTATCGCCCATGCTGTCGCCCATGCTGTCGCCCATGCTGTCGcccatgctctagtctagtagCTGTAAATGCAGACAGGCCTAGTTGACGTCTCTTCATGAATGGAgacattattacatttacatttgagtcatttagcagacactgttaGCCAGAGTGACTTGCAGGAGCAATTAGGGCTAAGTTCCTTGGTGAACGGCACATTGGCAGAGTTTTTGCCTCGTCTTCTGGCGATTGGCCCAATGCTCGTAACCGCTACGCTGTCGTGGTGTTGTTCATTCCCTCAAAGATCTTTAATATCTCTCAATATACATACACCAGATATTCAAAGATATCTTTAACACGCTGTCCCTTTGCACATAGCTTGGTTCTTCTTTCTGTTTTGGGGGTCTAGGTCTGGTTACTGTAAAGCACACTGTGACAAATGATATTACAATGCAGAGATAATTACTCAACCAAACATGTCATCAGAGAAATCAGGGAGCAGAAATGGGTGATGTCATGCACCTTCCCATCGTCTTGGTAACCAAGTGCTAGAATTAAATGGTAACCAAGTGCTAGAATTAAATGGTAACCAAGTGCTGCCATATTAATGAACAACCCAGTTTCATATGTTAACCTTGTGCTTCCAGATAAATGAAAAACTCAGTTTCAAATGTTCTTTCACAGCTTTTGGAAGAGAAAAGTTTCCTTAACTTTCCAGGAACACGTTTGTTCAGGGGAATGTTCTTTATTTGTGTGCGCTGTGCTGTCTTAAGCTCTTTCAACCACTTTCTCTTATATTATGTAATTTCCTGTCAGTGAGCACATGATGTCATTATTATCTGTGTTGAATTCTGAGTTTAGTTTGTAACTTTGACATATTGGTATGTTTCAGCACCAGCTGTATCTGAGTTGGAAGTCACTGGGATTAGAGGAGAGTCTGTTCTCCTGTCCTGTGACCTGAATTCATCCACGGCCATCGACCCAGCAAGACTCCGGTTCCATTGGCAAGATGAGTCCGAAAAAGTGATGTACTCGTTCAACAAAGGAGAAGAGAATCGACATCAGGATAACCTTTACACAAACAGAACTAAAGCCTTTGGGTCTGAGATGAGTTCTGGGAATATCTCTATCAAACTCAGCCAAGTCACACTTGAAGACGAGCAGAATGGCTACTGGGCTTTCGCTACACTGTTTGGCGAGAATGATAAGCATATCCTCGAGTTGATAAAAGTGTGTCCCGCTACCCTACATGTGGCAGGTATGGTTGAGCTAAtaacacaggaggctgctgaggggaggactggAATAGCGTCAACCACATGGGAACCATGTAttggatgtgtttgataccattccatgtcCACCTGTGTGAATTATTCACAGCACTAATTCTGTCATTGTAGGAAATCATCAAACGTTATTATGGCACATTTCTAACATCTTCTTCTCTTTGCTTTGTTCACTTTCAGCACGGTTCCCGACACCCAGTGTGACTGTGAACAAGACAAATATGAATGCCACGTGTTCAACCCAGGGGGGATACCCACAGCCAGTCGTCACATGGACCATCCAGGACGTCCTATTGGCTCAGAACCGCACTCTGGACCCGTGGGAAGTACAGACCGAAAGACCATCTGATCCTGAAAGTGGACTGTACACTGTTTGGAGCCAAGTGAATATAAGAGAAAATCAGACGGTGACCTGCCATATCTTCAACCCCGTTCTGAGAGAGACTGTGAGCAAGACAACCATCGTCAGCTCCAATCAGAGCATTAACACAGACCCTGCAGGTGCATGTGACAGGACGTAACACCACCACTCACTGCCTAATATTCATTAACTGAAAACTTAATTACTCATCTTGTCTTTTCCCCACAGGTGAAGTTCAGGAACGCTTTTCTCTCTGGATTATTGGAGCTATTACAGTATTTATTCTGTTTGGCGTCGGTGTGGGGGGTTATTTATGGTACAGAAAACGTAAGTTGCAATTTCCGATGATTTATTTCCTGTAATGAAATCAGATTCAGCACTTTATAAAGTTCTCTCagtctgtaattactctgtcaGTGCCAAATCTAAAGATGTTATCTccatttatattattttatattatttcacATTTGAGGAGTGACCAGTATGTGAAAATCACCTGGCCCTATGTACATTTCATTCTGTAGTTAGATGGGCTGCAGTGTATTTTTAATTGTGACTAAAACACTGATGCATGTTGATCTGGTTAATTATGACTAAAACACTGATCCATGTTGATCTAGGTTGTGGAGCCAGTGGTGGAACCAAAGAAGTTGAAGGGAAGAACCATCAAGGAAATGGTAGTGTTGAGACAGAGCTTTTGGACAAGTTACTGTAGAGGTTCTGAAGCTTGTACCATGACCAAGGACTAGATTCAATCCGGACCAAAATGGAGCCCATATATACagcatttaccgtg
The Salvelinus fontinalis isolate EN_2023a chromosome 23, ASM2944872v1, whole genome shotgun sequence genome window above contains:
- the LOC129820695 gene encoding T-lymphocyte activation antigen CD80-like, with product MYSFNKGEENRHQDNLYTNRTKAFGSEMSSGNISIKLSQVTLEDEQNGYWAFATLFGENDKHILELIKVCPATLHVAARFPTPSVTVNKTNMNATCSTQGGYPQPVVTWTIQDVLLAQNRTLDPWEVQTERPSDPESGLYTVWSQVNIRENQTVTCHIFNPVLRETVSKTTIVSSNQSINTDPAGEVQERFSLWIIGAITVFILFGVGVGGYLWYRKRCGASGGTKEVEGKNHQGNGSVETELLDKLL